The proteins below are encoded in one region of Struthio camelus isolate bStrCam1 chromosome 11, bStrCam1.hap1, whole genome shotgun sequence:
- the LOC138068716 gene encoding uncharacterized protein, protein MTTGSSFPLLPTAARTRQDSRSNSTTRNRGERRRTALFPQCSGPQLLHRTASCPCWEIMSPQQKITFLSGFEEDDPGVLNHTAIIIVANTLTLIAAVVVFTCCVWLACRLKTGKEKSPENDVEASALQTLGHCQQLPTSLQRACSRCASPSTASIELCSTWDDDEDCPYGGLFLLSPPPTPDSDDFSRSASLDSATERDEHNTSAGAPGSDGPEPPTSDEA, encoded by the exons ATGACAACaggctcctccttcccccttcttcccactGCAGCAAGGACACGCCAGGACAGCAGGAGCAACTCCACCACAAGGaacagaggggagaggagaaggacggCACTCTTTCCCCAGTGCTCCGGCCCTCAACTCCTACACCGCACGGCATCCTGCCCGTGCTGGGAAATCATGTCCCCACAACAGAAAA TAACCTTCCTCAGCGGCTTTGAAGAGGATGACCCGGGCGTTCTAAATCACACCGCCATCATCATCGTCGCAAACACTCTGACGCTCATCGCTGCTGTGGTCGTCTTCACGTGCTGCGTTTGGCTTGCCTGCCGACTCAAGACCGGCaaagaaaa GTCTCCAGAGAACGACGTCGAGGCATCCGCTCTGCAGACCCTtggccactgccagcag CTTCCCACGAGCCTGCAGCGTGCCTGCTCCAGGTGTGCTTCCCCGAGCACAGCAAGCATAGAGCTCTGCAGCACCTGGGACGATGACGAGGACTGTCCATACGgtggcctttttcttctctccccgcCTCCTACGCCGGACTCGGACGACTTCAGCAGAAGCGCTTCTCTGGACAG CGCCACAGAGCGGGACGAGCACAACACGAGCGCGGGCGCGCCTGGCTCAGACGGACCCGAACCACCCACCAGCGACGAGGCCTGA